A single region of the Brachypodium distachyon strain Bd21 chromosome 3, Brachypodium_distachyon_v3.0, whole genome shotgun sequence genome encodes:
- the LOC100825617 gene encoding zinc finger protein CONSTANS-LIKE 2, which yields MGSEGGSSGGDTSPNAGCAVCGVAAAVLYCAADAAALCTPCDAAIHAANPLASRHHRVPLSSAAAMAASGVYDYDSLFAGDDEAGSTLTPPGQGSPNSGSSSFSSNGGSERSLFELLSDVDLMATDAAAAPLWMMMQPGMDAAWSLSEGVVVPSGAGAGFPSLVGGGAMVAADREEKVRRYREKREKRKFHKTIRYASRKAYAEARPRIKGRFVKRAAAEESDHDSTNGGAEGSKFWLSFSDADSRDGSVGFQAPPAYGVVPSSF from the coding sequence ATGGGCAGCGaaggcggcagcagcggcggcgacacgAGCCCCAACGCCGGCTGCGCGGTCtgcggcgtcgcggcggcggtgctgtactgcgcggcggacgcggcggcccTCTGCACGCCCTGCGACGCGGCCATCCACGCCGCCAATCCTCTCGCCTCCCGCCACCACCGCGTGCCGCTCagctcggccgccgccatggcggccTCCGGCGTGTACGACTACGACAGCCTCTTCGCGGGCGACGACGAAGCCGGCTCGACGCTGACGCCGCCGGGGCAGGGAAGCCCCAACAGCGGCTCGTCCAGCTTCAGCAGCAACGGCGGCTCCGAGAGGAGCCTCTTTGAGCTTCTCTCCGATGTCGACCTCATGGCGACCGATGCCGCTGCGGCGCCGCTGTGGATGATGATGCAGCCCGGCATGGACGCGGCGTGGTCTCTGTCGGAGGGCGTCGTCGTCCcgtccggcgccggtgccggattCCCGAGccttgtcggcggcggcgccatggtcGCGGCTGACAGGGAGGAGAAGGTGAGGAGGTACAGGGAGAAGCGCGAGAAGCGCAAGTTCCACAAGACCATCCGCTACGCCTCGCGCAAGGCATACGCCGAGGCGCGCCCAAGGATCAAGGGCCGCTTCGTcaagcgcgccgccgccgaggagtcAGACCACGACAGCACgaacggcggcgccgaggggAGCAAGTTCTGGCTCTCCTTCTCCGACGCCGACAGCCGTGACGGCAGCGTTGGCTTCCAAGCGCCGCCGGCCTACGGGGTCGTGCCAAGCAGCTTCTAG
- the LOC100828409 gene encoding probable receptor-like serine/threonine-protein kinase At5g57670 isoform X2 — MDAIEECSRSSDERRRHQLLLGSRILVGVPNNSRGCSELLSWAIRVVAKPNDSVVAVHVLGGRGRKNRLQKANAFVIYMLGEFVETCEAKQVNLEAKVICSSSIPRALTREAELTDANFIVVGRSRSTYHRNHFEVSNYCFMHAPNKCSVIAVGRESSPQSSTRFKSPSFDDSSMFSSSTWSRRFPPLQKLLRSSLARKQAPQSTSEGNEEDKSSPRAVLDGPEEGEHLQDTEECYSTCSTDVSRRGHNGIWRRLSDMKLWLPFLRSVDDESAKGGDVCSMFTEDQKPAWKCYSYQELSVATNDFHPDNMVGRGGYAEVYKGTLFDGQCVAVKRLAKGKPSEQKEKDFLSELGIQGHVCHPNTADLLGCCIENGLYLVMEFCANGTLASALHGKCGKVLQWPLRHKIALGVARGLLYLHMFCKHRIIHRDIKASNILLGDDFEPQISDFGLAKWLPKQWTHHSVVPIEGTFGYLAPEYFMHGIVDEKTDIFAFGVLLLEIVTGRRPIDCSKLSLLQWAKPLLEAGQATELADPDLGDDYDKDQLKRMVAVASRCILRPAMWRPSMAEVLHLLSTDECLKEPEKWNIPEDEVNDMDDCTLFSESCSP; from the exons ATGGACGCCATTGAGGAGTGCAGCAGGAGCAGCGATGAAAGGCGACGGCACCAGCTGCTCCTTGGCTCCAGGATACTGGTCGGCGTGCCCAATAACTCCCGGGGCTGCTCCGAGCTCCTGTCATGGGCGATCAGGGTCGTCGCCAAGCCCAATGATTCCGTCGTCGCCGTTCATGTTCTTG gagggagggggaggaagaacaGGCTGCAGAAGGCGAACGCCTTCGTGATCTACATGCTTGGGGAGTTTGTGGAGACATGCGAGGCTAAACAG GTCAATTTGGAGGCTAAGGTGATCTGCAGCTCAAGCATTCCAAGAGCCCTGACACGGGAAGCTGAATTGACCGATGCGAACTTTATAGTTGTTGGAAGATCAAGGAGTACATATCACAG GAATCACTTTGAGGTTTCAAACTACTGCTTCATGCATGCTCCAAACAAGTGCTCAGTGATTGCTGTTGGAAGGGAAAGCTCGCCACAGAGTAGCACCCGGTTCAAGTCTCCCTCGTTTGACG ACAGCAGCATGTTCTCAAGTTCAACATGGAGCAGAAGATTTCCACCGCTTCAAAAACTACTTCGATCAAGCTTGGCGCGCAAGCAGGCTCCTCAATCCACAAGCGAAGGCAACGAGGAAGacaagagctcgccaagggcGGTTCTCGATGGACCAGAGGAAGGGGAGCACCTGCAAGACACTGAAGAGTGCTACAGCACATGTAGCACTGACGTGAGCCGGCGTGGCCACAATGGCATATGGAGGCGTCTGTCAGACATGAAGCTCTGGCTTCCGTTCCTGCGGTCCGTCGACGATGAAAGTGCGAAAGGCGGCGACGTCTGTTCGATGTTTACTGAAGATCAGAAACCTGCTTGGAAGTGTTACAGCTACCAAGAGCTTTCAGTTGCTACCAATGACTTCCATCCAG ACAACATGGTTGGAAGAGGAGGCTATGCAGAAGTGTACAAGGGCACCCTGTTTGATGGACAATGTGTAGCAGTGAAGAGACTGGCCAAAGGCAAACCCAGTGAGCAGAAGGAGAAGGATTTCCTGTCAGAGCTAGGGATCCAAGGGCATGTGTGCCACCCAAATACAGCTGACCTCCTTGGCTGCTGCATTGAGAATGGATTGTATCTGGTGATGGAATTCTGTGCAAACGGGACACTCGCATCGGCGCTGCATG GGAAGTGTGGGAAGGTCCTTCAGTGGCCTTTGAGGCACAAGATTGCGCTAGGCGTCGCGAGGGGCTTGCTGTATCTGCACATGTTCTGCAAACACCGGATCATCCACCGCGACATCAAGGCCTCCAATATACTTCTCGGCGATGACTTCGAACCTCAG ATTTCTGACTTTGGATTGGCAAAGTGGCTTCCCAAGCAATGGACTCATCACTCTGTGGTACCCATCGAAGGCACATTTGG TTATTTGGCACCAGAATACTTCATGCACGGCATTGTCGATGAGAAAACAGATATCTTTGCTTTCGGTGTTCTTCTACTTGAGATTGTCACCGGAAGGCGGCCTATTGACTGCTCAAAGCTGAGCCTTCTTCAATGG GCAAAGCCACTTCTGGAGGCTGGGCAAGCGACTGAACTTGCAGACCCTGACCTCGGCGATGACTATGACAAGGATCAGCTGAAGAGGATGGTTGCTGTCGCGTCACGCTGCATTCTGCGGCCCGCGATGTGGCGTCCGTCGATGGCTGAG GTGCTGCACCTCCTGTCCACTGATGAGTGTCTCAAGGAGCCCGAGAAATGGAACATTCCAGAGGATGAGGTCAACGACATGGATGACTGCACATTGTTCTCTGAATCTTGTTCTCCTTGA
- the LOC100828409 gene encoding probable receptor-like serine/threonine-protein kinase At5g57670 isoform X1 produces the protein MDAIEECSRSSDERRRHQLLLGSRILVGVPNNSRGCSELLSWAIRVVAKPNDSVVAVHVLGGRGRKNRLQKANAFVIYMLGEFVETCEAKQVNLEAKVICSSSIPRALTREAELTDANFIVVGRSRSTYHRNHFEVSNYCFMHAPNKCSVIAVGRESSPQSSTRFKSPSFDGENIWQKCTGFCLNKHFCSHTISEFQTTDSSMFSSSTWSRRFPPLQKLLRSSLARKQAPQSTSEGNEEDKSSPRAVLDGPEEGEHLQDTEECYSTCSTDVSRRGHNGIWRRLSDMKLWLPFLRSVDDESAKGGDVCSMFTEDQKPAWKCYSYQELSVATNDFHPDNMVGRGGYAEVYKGTLFDGQCVAVKRLAKGKPSEQKEKDFLSELGIQGHVCHPNTADLLGCCIENGLYLVMEFCANGTLASALHGKCGKVLQWPLRHKIALGVARGLLYLHMFCKHRIIHRDIKASNILLGDDFEPQISDFGLAKWLPKQWTHHSVVPIEGTFGYLAPEYFMHGIVDEKTDIFAFGVLLLEIVTGRRPIDCSKLSLLQWAKPLLEAGQATELADPDLGDDYDKDQLKRMVAVASRCILRPAMWRPSMAEVLHLLSTDECLKEPEKWNIPEDEVNDMDDCTLFSESCSP, from the exons ATGGACGCCATTGAGGAGTGCAGCAGGAGCAGCGATGAAAGGCGACGGCACCAGCTGCTCCTTGGCTCCAGGATACTGGTCGGCGTGCCCAATAACTCCCGGGGCTGCTCCGAGCTCCTGTCATGGGCGATCAGGGTCGTCGCCAAGCCCAATGATTCCGTCGTCGCCGTTCATGTTCTTG gagggagggggaggaagaacaGGCTGCAGAAGGCGAACGCCTTCGTGATCTACATGCTTGGGGAGTTTGTGGAGACATGCGAGGCTAAACAG GTCAATTTGGAGGCTAAGGTGATCTGCAGCTCAAGCATTCCAAGAGCCCTGACACGGGAAGCTGAATTGACCGATGCGAACTTTATAGTTGTTGGAAGATCAAGGAGTACATATCACAG GAATCACTTTGAGGTTTCAAACTACTGCTTCATGCATGCTCCAAACAAGTGCTCAGTGATTGCTGTTGGAAGGGAAAGCTCGCCACAGAGTAGCACCCGGTTCAAGTCTCCCTCGTTTGACGGTGAGAACATTTGGCAAAAATGTACCGGATTCTGCTTGAACAAGCATTTCTGCTCACATACTATTTCTGAATTTCAAACTACAGACAGCAGCATGTTCTCAAGTTCAACATGGAGCAGAAGATTTCCACCGCTTCAAAAACTACTTCGATCAAGCTTGGCGCGCAAGCAGGCTCCTCAATCCACAAGCGAAGGCAACGAGGAAGacaagagctcgccaagggcGGTTCTCGATGGACCAGAGGAAGGGGAGCACCTGCAAGACACTGAAGAGTGCTACAGCACATGTAGCACTGACGTGAGCCGGCGTGGCCACAATGGCATATGGAGGCGTCTGTCAGACATGAAGCTCTGGCTTCCGTTCCTGCGGTCCGTCGACGATGAAAGTGCGAAAGGCGGCGACGTCTGTTCGATGTTTACTGAAGATCAGAAACCTGCTTGGAAGTGTTACAGCTACCAAGAGCTTTCAGTTGCTACCAATGACTTCCATCCAG ACAACATGGTTGGAAGAGGAGGCTATGCAGAAGTGTACAAGGGCACCCTGTTTGATGGACAATGTGTAGCAGTGAAGAGACTGGCCAAAGGCAAACCCAGTGAGCAGAAGGAGAAGGATTTCCTGTCAGAGCTAGGGATCCAAGGGCATGTGTGCCACCCAAATACAGCTGACCTCCTTGGCTGCTGCATTGAGAATGGATTGTATCTGGTGATGGAATTCTGTGCAAACGGGACACTCGCATCGGCGCTGCATG GGAAGTGTGGGAAGGTCCTTCAGTGGCCTTTGAGGCACAAGATTGCGCTAGGCGTCGCGAGGGGCTTGCTGTATCTGCACATGTTCTGCAAACACCGGATCATCCACCGCGACATCAAGGCCTCCAATATACTTCTCGGCGATGACTTCGAACCTCAG ATTTCTGACTTTGGATTGGCAAAGTGGCTTCCCAAGCAATGGACTCATCACTCTGTGGTACCCATCGAAGGCACATTTGG TTATTTGGCACCAGAATACTTCATGCACGGCATTGTCGATGAGAAAACAGATATCTTTGCTTTCGGTGTTCTTCTACTTGAGATTGTCACCGGAAGGCGGCCTATTGACTGCTCAAAGCTGAGCCTTCTTCAATGG GCAAAGCCACTTCTGGAGGCTGGGCAAGCGACTGAACTTGCAGACCCTGACCTCGGCGATGACTATGACAAGGATCAGCTGAAGAGGATGGTTGCTGTCGCGTCACGCTGCATTCTGCGGCCCGCGATGTGGCGTCCGTCGATGGCTGAG GTGCTGCACCTCCTGTCCACTGATGAGTGTCTCAAGGAGCCCGAGAAATGGAACATTCCAGAGGATGAGGTCAACGACATGGATGACTGCACATTGTTCTCTGAATCTTGTTCTCCTTGA